A genomic segment from Actinomyces lilanjuaniae encodes:
- a CDS encoding transcription antitermination factor NusB, whose amino-acid sequence MPAHSGRDLPVPSRGQRGQRPRRGGPSRASSRRDGTHDPAGFGAPGRPRGPRQADPARAIALEVLTRVRTEGAFANLVLPSLVKEARLSRLDAGFVTALTYGTLRLQGRYDAIIGLCLDQPIATLDGVVLDVLRLGAHQLLGMRVPAHAAVSTSVDLVGARRDAGPRDWSTRCCAAWGAGPWGVARPAAPGHEP is encoded by the coding sequence ATGCCCGCACACAGCGGCCGTGACCTACCAGTCCCGTCCCGTGGCCAGCGGGGGCAACGGCCTCGGCGCGGCGGGCCGTCCAGGGCCTCCTCGCGCAGAGACGGCACCCACGACCCGGCCGGCTTCGGCGCACCAGGACGTCCACGGGGACCACGGCAGGCTGATCCCGCCCGCGCCATCGCCCTGGAGGTCCTGACCAGGGTGCGCACCGAGGGCGCCTTCGCCAACCTCGTGCTGCCCTCCCTGGTCAAGGAGGCCCGGCTGAGCCGGCTCGACGCTGGCTTCGTCACCGCCCTGACCTACGGGACGCTACGCCTCCAAGGCCGCTACGACGCCATTATCGGCCTGTGCCTTGACCAGCCGATCGCCACGCTGGACGGCGTCGTCCTTGACGTCCTGCGCCTTGGGGCGCACCAGCTCCTGGGGATGCGCGTCCCGGCCCACGCCGCCGTGTCGACCTCGGTGGACCTGGTGGGGGCACGTCGGGACGCCGGGCCTCGGGACTGGTCAACGCGGTGCTGCGCCGCGTGGGGCGCAGGCCCCTGGGGAGTGGCTCGCCCGGCTGCGCCAGGACACGAACCATGA
- a CDS encoding RsmB/NOP family class I SAM-dependent RNA methyltransferase, whose translation MRQALLAHGRSAEELGDLLSADNQDPEVVLCARPGLVSVPALVDEASSDPGQRAQAGRVSPLAVVMEGGDPGRVTAVAQARAGVEDEGSQLVALLLARAGIDGSDSRWLDMCAGPGGKAALLGSLAAQRGAHLVANEPAAHRADLVRDSIRALPPGTVEVRSGDGRDIGKEEPGHYDRVLVDAPCSGLGSLRRRPESRWRRTQADVVGLAALQRELLSSALSAVRPGGVVAYVTCSPHVLETVLVVQDVLRHLEREDKVVEVLHAGRLCAEVSPHPPAEASRPMLQLWPHLDGTDAMFCTLLRPAAPAASPPRPGAAAASPSA comes from the coding sequence ATGCGACAGGCACTTCTTGCGCACGGCAGGTCTGCCGAGGAGCTGGGCGACCTGCTGTCGGCGGACAACCAGGACCCTGAGGTGGTGCTGTGCGCACGTCCTGGGCTCGTCTCGGTCCCCGCGCTCGTGGATGAGGCCTCCTCCGACCCCGGGCAGCGGGCGCAGGCCGGGCGTGTCAGCCCCCTGGCCGTCGTCATGGAGGGGGGAGACCCTGGGAGGGTCACCGCGGTCGCCCAGGCCCGGGCTGGCGTGGAGGACGAGGGCAGCCAGCTGGTGGCTCTCCTGCTGGCCCGGGCTGGCATTGATGGCAGTGACTCCCGTTGGCTCGACATGTGCGCCGGTCCCGGGGGCAAGGCGGCGCTGCTGGGCTCCCTGGCCGCCCAGAGGGGCGCGCACCTGGTGGCTAACGAGCCTGCCGCCCACCGGGCTGACCTGGTGCGGGACTCTATCCGCGCGCTACCACCGGGTACTGTCGAGGTCCGCAGTGGCGACGGACGCGACATCGGCAAGGAGGAGCCGGGGCACTACGACCGCGTGCTGGTTGACGCGCCGTGCTCGGGGCTGGGCTCCCTGCGGCGCCGCCCCGAGTCCCGGTGGCGGCGCACCCAGGCCGACGTGGTCGGGCTCGCCGCTCTCCAGCGCGAGCTGCTCTCCAGCGCGCTGTCTGCCGTGCGCCCCGGGGGAGTCGTCGCCTACGTCACCTGCTCTCCCCACGTGCTGGAGACGGTCCTGGTCGTCCAGGACGTCCTGCGGCACCTGGAACGGGAGGACAAGGTCGTCGAGGTCCTGCACGCCGGACGCCTCTGCGCCGAGGTCTCTCCTCATCCGCCCGCGGAGGCGTCCCGTCCGATGCTGCAGCTGTGGCCGCACCTGGACGGCACCGACGCCATGTTCTGCACCCTGCTGCGTCCGGCGGCGCCAGCCGCCTCCCCGCCCCGGCCCGGTGCCGCGGCTGCCAGTCCCTCCGCCTGA